A stretch of the bacterium SCSIO 12827 genome encodes the following:
- a CDS encoding helix-turn-helix domain-containing protein, giving the protein MNAISKSQFSTTRLPADQRFDVWRESISALFDVTPPVRAAMDGFDASLTSFLLNDQIMFSRCETKAQRFERDSLRASKDGLDHFLIQTHLKGGQEVRRGRHHSEAAVGDLLIIDLAERHMAETSDFSHLTLVVPRPLLAPYLRRPDSQQCRVLKGIDPLTAMAVNHLKMLFSMSDGLTEESAALSVEPTLALMASALNGSADDVENAAAAAAASLLHRTKTEIERNLASPDLSVSTLCSAVGLSRAGLYRLFAPYGGVRAYIQDRRLRRAAADLVSPSQQQKYVYDIAFNWGFASEAHFSRAFKARFGMSPKDARDLGRTGMHMETQMSDTPQIGDRNYEIWLSQTLKI; this is encoded by the coding sequence ATGAACGCAATAAGCAAATCCCAATTTTCGACCACCCGCCTGCCCGCCGACCAACGGTTCGATGTCTGGCGGGAAAGCATTTCAGCCCTATTCGACGTCACGCCACCAGTCCGCGCTGCGATGGACGGCTTTGATGCCTCACTGACCAGTTTTCTCCTGAACGATCAGATCATGTTCAGCCGCTGCGAAACGAAGGCACAGCGGTTCGAACGGGATTCCCTTCGGGCCTCCAAGGACGGGTTGGATCATTTTCTGATTCAGACCCACTTAAAGGGCGGTCAGGAAGTGCGCCGTGGGCGACACCATTCCGAAGCCGCCGTCGGCGACCTACTGATCATCGACCTGGCGGAACGCCACATGGCGGAAACGTCCGATTTCTCGCATCTGACCCTGGTCGTGCCGCGACCGCTCCTCGCACCCTACCTGCGTCGACCGGACAGCCAGCAATGCCGCGTTCTCAAGGGCATCGATCCCTTGACCGCAATGGCAGTTAATCACTTGAAAATGTTGTTTTCCATGTCCGACGGCCTGACCGAGGAAAGCGCCGCCTTGTCGGTCGAACCAACACTGGCGCTGATGGCAAGCGCCCTGAACGGCTCCGCTGACGATGTGGAAAATGCCGCCGCTGCCGCCGCCGCCAGTCTGCTGCATCGAACGAAGACGGAGATTGAGCGCAATCTGGCGTCCCCCGACCTGTCGGTTTCGACCTTGTGCAGCGCCGTCGGACTATCCCGGGCCGGGCTTTACCGCCTGTTCGCCCCCTATGGCGGAGTCCGGGCCTATATCCAGGACCGCCGCCTTCGCCGCGCGGCCGCAGACCTGGTTTCGCCCAGCCAACAGCAAAAATATGTTTATGACATTGCGTTCAACTGGGGCTTCGCCAGCGAGGCCCACTTCTCCCGCGCCTTCAAGGCCCGGTTCGGCATGTCGCCCAAGGACGCCCGCGACTTGGGGCGTACTGGTATGCATATGGAAACGCAAATGTCCGACACACCGCAGATCGGTGATCGTAACTACGAAATCTGGCTGTCGCAGACGCTCAAGATCTAA
- a CDS encoding branched-chain amino acid ABC transporter permease: protein MHPTSITKKDLLLFAVFTAAVLAGPIILKPIGAGYPDLLQKFAIYGIFALGFNILFGLTGYLSFGHAAFLGVGSYTAVWTFKLLSMNPVPAIIFATLMGGLFSALIGYISLRRSGIYFSILTLAFAQMCYNMAYSVLTPITNGETGLQLAQSDPRALDVAFGRDYGAVLPSSDLFGLEMTGYPGFYFCAVLLIICFFITLRIFRSPFGMMLRAVKSNQNRLNYTGVNTRPYALTAFIISGMYAGLAGGLLAVTDPLAGAERMQWTASGEVVLMTILGGAGTLLGPVIGAGAIKYFENIFSAFNKGILNNIFDFLPDFLQQVAVSVSSMFVGEGWHLTLGALFMVIVIFLPGGLMEGVSRISNLLSRRRSGGSTGGTPHPEPAE from the coding sequence ATGCATCCGACATCAATCACAAAAAAAGATCTGCTTCTGTTCGCCGTGTTCACGGCGGCGGTTCTGGCGGGCCCGATCATCCTGAAACCGATCGGCGCCGGTTACCCCGACCTTCTGCAGAAATTCGCGATCTACGGCATCTTCGCGCTGGGCTTCAACATCCTGTTCGGCCTGACCGGGTATCTCTCGTTCGGGCATGCCGCCTTTCTGGGCGTCGGCTCCTACACGGCGGTCTGGACCTTCAAGCTTCTCAGCATGAATCCGGTGCCGGCGATCATCTTCGCGACGCTGATGGGGGGACTGTTCTCGGCCTTGATCGGCTATATCTCGCTGCGCCGGTCGGGCATCTACTTTTCCATCCTGACCCTGGCTTTCGCGCAGATGTGCTACAACATGGCCTATTCGGTGCTGACCCCGATTACCAATGGTGAGACGGGCCTGCAACTCGCCCAGTCCGATCCCCGTGCGCTGGATGTCGCCTTCGGGCGGGACTACGGCGCGGTGCTGCCGTCGTCGGACCTGTTCGGCCTGGAAATGACGGGCTACCCGGGGTTCTATTTCTGCGCCGTCTTGCTGATCATCTGTTTCTTCATCACCCTGCGGATCTTCCGCTCGCCCTTCGGGATGATGCTGAGGGCCGTGAAGTCGAACCAGAATCGCCTGAATTACACGGGCGTCAACACCCGGCCCTACGCGCTCACCGCGTTCATCATTTCCGGCATGTACGCCGGGCTGGCGGGCGGATTGCTGGCGGTCACCGATCCCCTTGCGGGGGCGGAGCGCATGCAGTGGACCGCCTCGGGCGAGGTCGTCCTGATGACCATTCTGGGGGGTGCCGGCACGCTGTTGGGGCCGGTGATCGGCGCCGGCGCCATCAAGTACTTCGAAAACATCTTCTCGGCCTTCAACAAGGGCATCCTGAACAACATCTTCGACTTCCTGCCTGATTTCCTGCAGCAGGTCGCGGTATCGGTCAGCTCGATGTTCGTGGGCGAGGGCTGGCACCTGACCCTCGGGGCCTTGTTCATGGTGATCGTCATCTTCCTCCCGGGCGGGCTGATGGAAGGCGTCTCCCGGATCAGCAACCTGCTGTCTAGGCGCCGCTCCGGCGGCAGCACCGGCGGCACGCCGCATCCCGAACCGGCTGAATGA
- a CDS encoding ABC transporter ATP-binding protein, whose protein sequence is MDKGAEEQTLLENGGFKNSTAPGVPPVTAKGGQPAYFSCWDIHAYYGESYIVQGVSFDIREGEIVALLGRNGAGKTSTLRAIARLDDPALKHGEIWLDHKPLHSMRAHEASRNGIGLVPEDRRIIQGLTVEENLTLAQIAPPTGWSIERIYELFPRLGERREQEGTTLSGGEQQMLAISRALARDVKLLLLDEPYEGLAPVIVQEIERTLEEIKSHGMTTIIVEQNAIAALHLADRAIILDMGKVVFDGLAKEVLDNADLRQQYLAI, encoded by the coding sequence ATGGACAAGGGCGCTGAGGAGCAGACGCTGCTCGAAAACGGCGGTTTCAAAAACAGCACCGCGCCGGGCGTGCCGCCGGTGACTGCGAAGGGGGGGCAGCCCGCTTATTTCTCCTGCTGGGACATTCATGCCTATTACGGGGAAAGCTATATCGTTCAGGGCGTGTCATTTGATATCCGGGAGGGTGAAATCGTCGCCCTTTTGGGGCGCAACGGGGCTGGCAAGACGTCGACCCTCCGGGCCATTGCGCGGCTCGACGACCCGGCGCTCAAGCATGGGGAGATTTGGCTCGATCACAAGCCGCTGCACAGCATGCGGGCCCATGAGGCGTCACGCAACGGCATCGGCCTGGTGCCCGAAGACCGGCGCATCATTCAAGGCCTGACGGTGGAAGAAAACCTTACCCTGGCCCAAATCGCACCGCCGACCGGCTGGTCCATCGAACGAATTTACGAGCTGTTTCCCCGCCTGGGCGAACGCCGCGAACAGGAAGGCACCACGTTGTCCGGCGGCGAGCAGCAGATGTTGGCCATCAGCCGGGCCCTGGCGCGGGATGTGAAACTACTGCTGCTGGACGAGCCCTACGAAGGTCTGGCCCCGGTCATCGTGCAGGAGATCGAGCGGACCCTGGAAGAGATCAAGTCTCACGGCATGACCACGATCATCGTCGAACAGAACGCCATCGCCGCGCTGCATTTGGCAGATCGCGCGATCATTCTCGATATGGGGAAGGTGGTGTTCGACGGTCTTGCCAAGGAAGTTCTGGATAATGCGGACCTGCGCCAACAGTACCTGGCGATCTGA
- a CDS encoding ABC transporter ATP-binding protein, which translates to MSTLSVRNVNKRFGGLKALDNVNLEIEAGTVHAIIGPNGAGKSTLLNCFIGRLEPDSGSVTFDGQSLLGMAPHEINQAGVSRVFQTPEIFGDLSLIDNVMIPSFARRDGAFKINAWASIRRNGPMAEKAMAMLEDVGLAAKADETAAHLSRGDKRRLELAMCLVQDPKLLLLDEPTAGMARADTNNTIDLMKRIAQRGVTMVVIEHDMHVVFSLAEKISVLAQGAVIAEDTPENIKGNPKVQEAYLGGAHL; encoded by the coding sequence ATGAGCACTTTATCCGTAAGAAACGTCAATAAACGGTTCGGCGGCTTGAAAGCCCTCGACAACGTGAACCTGGAAATCGAGGCCGGAACGGTCCATGCGATCATTGGACCCAATGGGGCCGGCAAGTCGACCCTGCTGAACTGTTTTATCGGGCGGCTTGAACCCGATTCAGGCTCGGTGACCTTCGATGGCCAGTCTCTGCTTGGCATGGCGCCGCATGAGATCAATCAGGCCGGGGTCAGCCGGGTGTTTCAGACGCCGGAAATCTTCGGTGATCTGAGCCTGATCGACAACGTCATGATCCCAAGCTTCGCCCGGCGCGACGGGGCGTTCAAGATCAATGCCTGGGCCTCCATCCGGCGCAACGGTCCGATGGCGGAGAAGGCGATGGCCATGCTCGAAGATGTCGGCTTGGCGGCCAAGGCTGACGAGACAGCAGCCCATCTGTCGCGCGGCGACAAACGGCGGCTTGAACTCGCCATGTGTCTTGTCCAGGATCCGAAGCTGCTGCTGCTCGACGAACCGACGGCCGGCATGGCGCGGGCGGACACCAACAACACCATCGATTTGATGAAACGGATTGCCCAACGCGGGGTGACCATGGTGGTTATTGAACACGACATGCATGTGGTGTTCTCCCTGGCCGAGAAGATATCGGTGCTGGCTCAGGGCGCGGTTATCGCCGAGGATACGCCTGAGAACATCAAGGGGAATCCGAAAGTTCAAGAAGCCTACCTTGGTGGAGCGCATCTATGA